From Leishmania mexicana MHOM/GT/2001/U1103 complete genome, chromosome 21, a single genomic window includes:
- a CDS encoding vacuolar sorting-associated-like protein yields MALRIPEDDGADEYVVTLRGPVLTAAEEQKKWLQEALIAVDRKSAIMRSSMESKNSMALVIRAAAQMLDELRTNLLEPQNYYELYMKVFSMMEVFVAYLEDEYRGGRHTLEEMYERVQFCGYIVPRLYLLIAAGAVYIDAGDQPALEIARDLVEMCKGVQHPTRGLFLRHFLLTMMKGKLPGDPNRRVRDVGNGPTGEVQAEQEYPHKEDGGTVTDTANLLVQNFKEMNWLWIRMEAGSYVNRNGGSTNSVAAYSPTTAALPATSPPPAVLAAASSRSSDAATRSGSPSRSLRAARRTQQERRAMCVLVGMNVVRVAQLDGISRDVYASTILPQLLSIMVRYCEPLAQQYLFEVLIQVFPDEFHLFTIDKLFGAISRTVPGVEVSELLRSLMERLCKYAVAVQEGVTEVSSPEEEAKLRDVFPMLLSQMSNMSVSYSAQMSTTTVIKRTSTVPPPTPMMLGAYVTTMRYLANVAMTLYGKSAKRRFMSLSNIVDVVASQFPSAPADSSESSGVVEPAVAAAEASTPVSISPAAALATGQFLVHIITECCATVQEVMAMEGIAELTSRLPFLQRREMAMAVCEVALRGSTAAPVLPSVSKAASSGAGGGGLKPTVVVTVSPPSPRLITALEDVARLFELLDPILVEQPDAPSDPRLIYKYNPVVEFVDEQNLVSRVLHLLANDDPAVYAKMLTGVRKVLLQGGARRIPLTYPTLMTLHRRAALLLYAQYQRLSSSSAKSDEGEKDGDEADTAAAGASQAMKAIRKCFSHVHSGDSKGILEVFAVEAPTEALKEYLFCSNTADVCGQSKTSYALYVEALTLYEGHVEESHEQIDALVACVNALYQMRNMPEENYEVLAAKVCQYASKMLKKHDQSYLVAVCAALFAKKQLSRENQERVQECLRRSLKLAGQVLALAQLQLYVQLLNIFLHFFTSKSGYLVSVELVNELIEKISEASEVQRSEVSGDGNNNAADDDDDDDDSDNAANTFAKIRLVYRNITKYIRSRQSAEERWREIDV; encoded by the coding sequence ATGGCGTTGCGAATTCCAGAAGACGATGGCGCCGACGAGTACGTCGTCACACTGCGCGGTCCGGTGCTGACAgccgcggaggagcagaagaAGTGGCTGCAGGAGGCCCTCATCGCCGTAGATCGCAAAAGCGCCatcatgcgcagcagcatggAGAGTAAAAACAGCATGGCATTGGTGattcgcgccgctgcgcagatGCTGGATGAGCTGCGCACGAACCTACTGGAGCCGCAAAACTACTATGAGCTCTACATGAAGGTGTTCAGTATGATGGAGGTGTTTGTGGCATACCTCGAGGATGAGTACCGCGGGGGGCGACACACGCTCGAGGAGATGTATGAGCGGGTACAGTTTTGCGGCTACATTGTACCTCGCCTGTACCTGCTGATTGCGGCCGGTGCGGTGTATATCGATGCTGGAGATCAGCCAGCCCTCGAGATTGCGCGAGACTTGGTAGAGATGTGCAAGGGTGTGCAGCACCCGACCCGTGGGCTGTTTCTACGCCATTTCCTGCTGACAATGATGAAGGGCAAGCTGCCAGGTGACCCAAACCGCCGGGTCCGCGACGTCGGCAACGGGCCCACAGGGGAGGTGCAGGCGGAACAGGAGTATCCGCACaaggaggacggcggcacGGTGACGGACACCGCGAATCTGCTCGTGCAGAACTTCAAGGAGATGAACTGGCTGTGGATTCGCATGGAGGCTGGGAGCTACGTCAAccgcaacggcggcagcacgaaCAGTGTCGCTGCCTACAGCCCGACTActgccgcgctgcccgcCACCTCGCCTCCCCCGGCTGTGTTGGCTGCAGCATCGTCACGGTCCTCAGACGCCGCCACACGCTCGGGCTCTCCGTCGCGGTCGCTTCGCGCGGCACGTCGCacgcagcaggagcgccgtGCCATGTGTGTCTTGGTCGGCATGAACGTTGTCCGCGTGGCACAGCTGGACGGCATCAGTCGCGACGTCTATGCGAGCACCATATTGCCGCAGCTCCTGTCCATCATGGTACGCTACTGCGAGCCGTTGGCGCAGCAGTACCTCTTCGAGGTGCTCATACAAGTCTTTCCGGACGAGTTCCATCTCTTCACAATTGACAAGCTCTTCGGAGCCATCAGCCGCACTGTCCCTGGCGTCGAGGTGTCAGAGCTGCTCCGCTCGCTGATGGAGCGGCTCTGCAAGTACGCCGTGGCCGTGCAGGAGGGCGTGACGGAGGTGTCGAGTCCcgaagaagaggcgaagctgcgcgaTGTATTCCCGATGCTGCTCAGCCAGATGAGTAACATGTCCGTCTCGTACAGCGCGCAAATGTCGACCACCACCGTGATCAAGCGCACATcgacggtgccgccgccgacgccgatgaTGCTGGGTGCGTACGTGACGACCATGCGGTACCTTGCGAACGTGGCCATGACGCTCTACGGGAAGTCGGCGAAGCGCCGCTTCATGTCGCTGTCAAACATTGTCGATGTTGTGGCCTCCCAATTCCCCTCGGCGCCAGCGGACTCGTCAGAGTCGTCAGGCGTGGTCGAGCCTGcagttgcggcggcggaggctTCGACACCGGTCTCCATCAGCCCAGCTGCGGCACTTGCCACGGGTCAGTTCCTCGTGCACATCATCACGGAGTGTTGTGCGACGGTGCAGGAAGTAATGGCCATGGAAGGCATTGCGGAGCTCACATCGCGCCTGCCGTTCTTGCAGAGGCGTGAGATGGCCATGGCGGTGTGCGAGGTCGCCTTGCGTGGCAGCACggccgcgccggtgctgccgtccGTTAGCAAGGCAGCAAgtagcggcgccggtggcggtggcttGAAGCCAACGGTGGTGGTCACAGtgtcgccgccttcgccgcgtCTTATCACGGCTCTGGAGGACGTCGCACGCCTCTTCGAGCTGCTGGACCCGATACTTGTCGAGCAGCCCGATGCCCCATCTGACCCGCGGCTTATCTACAAGTACAACCCGGTCGTGGAGTTCGTCGACGAGCAGAACCTCGTCTCCCGCGTgcttcacctcctcgccaACGACGACCCGGCCGTCTACGCAAAGATGTTGACCGGCGTACGTAAGGTTCTCCTGCAGGGgggcgcgcggcgcatccCGCTCACCTACCCGACCCTGATGACACTGCAccggcgcgcagcgctgctACTCTATGCCCAGTATCAgcgtctctcctcctcgagcgccAAGTCCGACGAGGGCGAgaaggacggcgacgaggctgatacggcggcggcgggggcgtcGCAGGCGATGAAGGCTATCCGCAAGTGTTTCAGTCATGTGCACTCGGGTGACAGCAAGGGCATCCTCGAAGTGTTCGCGGTTGAGGCACCCACGGAGGCACTCAAGGAGTACCTCTTCTGCTCCAACACGGCCGATGTATGCGGCCAATCAAAGACCAGCTATGCGCTCTACGTCGAGGCGCTGACGCTGTACGAAGGTCACGTTGAGGAGAGTCACGAGCAGATCGACGCTCTTGTCGCCTGCGTGAATGCTCTGTACCAGATGCGCAACATGCCGGAGGAGAACTACGAAGTGCTGGCGGCGAAGGTGTGCCAATACGCGTCAAAGATGCTCAAGAAGCACGACCAGAGTTacctcgtcgccgtctgcgccgcgCTCTTCGCGAAGAAGCAGCTCTCGCGCGAGAACCAGGAGCGTGTGCAGGAGTGCCTGCGGCGGTCGTTGAAGCTGGCGGGGCAGGTTCtcgccctcgcgcagctgcagctgtacgtgcagctgctgaacaTATTTCTGCACTTCTTCACGTCCAAGAGCGGCTACTTGGTGTCCGTCGAACTCGTGAATGAGCTCATAGAGAAGATCTCCGAAGCGAGCGAGGTGCAGCGCAGTGAAGTCAGCGGTGACggcaacaacaacgccgccgatgacgatgacgatgacgatgacAGCGATAACGCAGCCAACACGTTCGCCAAAATCCGCCTTGTCTATCGCAACATCACGAAGTACATCCGCTCTCGTCAGAGTGCCGAGGAGCGGTGGCGCGAAATCGACGTGTGA